In Aquimarina spinulae, a single window of DNA contains:
- a CDS encoding DUF456 domain-containing protein, with protein sequence MDIALIIIGFLFCLLGLVGSFLPVLPGPFTSWIGLLIIHLTDAIPQNWTFLGITLGISIVVWVLDYIVPALGTKRFGGTKYGMIGSSLGLIIGIIFMGPFGIIIGPFAGAFIGELIKDSSESSKALKAAFGSFIGFLAGTFLKFIVSVGFLIFFFVKVWESWGELF encoded by the coding sequence ATGGATATAGCATTAATCATCATAGGGTTTTTATTTTGCCTTCTGGGTTTGGTAGGAAGTTTTCTTCCTGTGTTACCTGGGCCATTTACTTCGTGGATAGGATTATTGATTATTCACCTTACGGATGCAATCCCACAAAACTGGACTTTTTTAGGAATTACACTGGGGATATCGATAGTAGTTTGGGTTCTTGATTATATCGTTCCCGCATTAGGTACAAAACGATTTGGTGGTACTAAATATGGAATGATAGGTAGTTCTCTTGGTCTTATTATCGGGATCATATTTATGGGACCCTTCGGTATTATAATAGGTCCTTTTGCTGGTGCGTTTATTGGGGAGCTTATAAAAGACAGTAGCGAATCTTCGAAAGCATTAAAGGCTGCTTTTGGTTCTTTTATTGGTTTTTTGGCAGGGACATTTCTTAAGTTTATCGTATCTGTTGGATTCCTCATCTTCTTTTTTGTAAAAGTATGGGAGAGTTGGGGAGAATTGTTTTAA
- the ruvC gene encoding crossover junction endodeoxyribonuclease RuvC — protein sequence MSSEKIILGIDPGTTIMGFGLIKVQNKKMSFLQLNELQLSKYDDHYIKLKLIFERTIELIDTYHPDEIAIEAPFFGKNVQSMLKLGRAQGVAMAAGLSREVPITEYSPKKIKMAITGNGNATKEQVAKMLQSLLQLKTLPKNLDSTDGLAAAVCHFYNMGRANIVGKSYTGWAAFVKQNEKRIKK from the coding sequence TTGAGTAGCGAAAAAATTATACTAGGTATTGATCCCGGAACCACAATTATGGGGTTTGGACTTATTAAAGTTCAAAATAAAAAGATGTCTTTTCTACAATTAAATGAGCTTCAACTTAGCAAGTATGATGATCATTATATAAAACTAAAACTTATTTTTGAACGTACTATAGAACTTATTGATACCTATCACCCCGATGAAATTGCGATAGAAGCTCCTTTTTTTGGCAAAAACGTACAATCAATGCTTAAACTAGGGAGAGCCCAGGGAGTAGCCATGGCGGCAGGTCTGAGTCGCGAAGTACCTATTACCGAGTATTCTCCAAAAAAAATCAAGATGGCAATTACTGGTAATGGTAATGCTACTAAAGAACAGGTTGCAAAAATGTTACAGAGCCTCTTACAACTCAAAACCTTACCCAAAAACCTAGATTCTACCGATGGTCTGGCCGCAGCAGTATGTCATTTTTATAATATGGGCCGAGCCAACATCGTAGGCAAAAGCTATACAGGTTGGGCGGCTTTTGTAAAACAGAACGAAAAACGGATAAAAAAATAA
- a CDS encoding DUF4260 domain-containing protein has product MKTTLQLEEIAMLGLGVYLFGLLPYSWWLFLALFLIPDIGMLGYIINNKVGAFTYNIFHHKGIAILIYLIGIYFFNELIQLSGIILFSHAAFDRILGYGLKYEKGFKFTHLGEIGKKD; this is encoded by the coding sequence ATGAAAACAACACTACAACTTGAAGAAATTGCAATGCTCGGATTAGGAGTATATTTATTTGGTTTATTACCCTACTCCTGGTGGTTATTTTTAGCTTTATTCCTTATACCAGACATTGGAATGTTAGGATACATTATAAATAATAAGGTTGGAGCATTCACTTATAATATATTTCATCATAAAGGGATTGCAATTTTGATATATCTTATAGGAATATACTTCTTTAACGAATTAATACAGCTTTCAGGAATTATTCTTTTTTCGCACGCTGCTTTCGACAGGATTCTGGGATATGGTCTAAAATATGAAAAAGGGTTCAAATTCACACA
- a CDS encoding helix-turn-helix domain-containing protein, which yields MVFIYFYATETAGIEIRNKYRYYIPAVLEFFVLSLVFVKVNDTSDLVYSPKAIIFLYSYVISASVFIVYMCIRTLLVIRSHTAFLPFFYTDTKYKSLLWLKIFCILFIVYHVIALGTVTVLSGVTYMTTVSDSLASLLLYYFTIGCLIQINIVNITSKSEVESSKRKQEENKEIYKRVSKVIERFMVEEKAFLDHDMTLKTFAKRVGESSRLISKTINEMEYKNFNMYLNHYRVEEFKTLIESEKYQKYSNTALAMEAGFNSRASFYKNFKDIVGISPTDYFESLNSDVV from the coding sequence ATGGTTTTTATTTATTTCTATGCTACAGAGACTGCAGGTATCGAGATTAGGAATAAGTATCGATATTATATTCCTGCTGTACTAGAATTCTTTGTTCTGTCCTTGGTTTTTGTTAAAGTAAATGATACCTCGGATTTAGTATATTCCCCTAAAGCCATAATATTTTTATATTCGTATGTAATTTCTGCCTCGGTTTTTATAGTGTATATGTGTATCAGAACACTGTTGGTTATTAGGAGTCATACTGCTTTTTTGCCTTTCTTTTATACAGATACAAAATATAAATCTCTATTGTGGTTAAAAATATTTTGTATTTTATTTATTGTTTATCATGTAATAGCATTAGGAACTGTGACCGTTTTGTCAGGTGTTACATATATGACAACAGTATCTGATAGTTTGGCTTCATTATTATTGTATTATTTTACCATAGGATGTTTGATACAAATTAACATTGTTAATATCACATCTAAAAGTGAGGTAGAATCATCAAAACGTAAACAAGAAGAAAATAAGGAAATTTATAAACGAGTTTCCAAAGTAATAGAGCGATTTATGGTAGAGGAAAAAGCTTTTCTGGATCATGATATGACTTTAAAAACTTTTGCAAAAAGAGTGGGAGAGTCGAGCCGTCTCATTTCTAAAACTATTAATGAGATGGAGTATAAAAACTTTAATATGTACCTTAATCATTACAGAGTTGAAGAATTTAAAACACTTATAGAATCAGAGAAGTATCAAAAATATAGCAATACAGCATTAGCTATGGAAGCTGGATTTAATTCGAGAGCTTCTTTTTATAAAAATTTTAAAGATATTGTGGGTATTTCTCCAACAGATTATTTTGAGAGTCTAAATTCTGATGTTGTCTAA
- a CDS encoding BlaI/MecI/CopY family transcriptional regulator: MKQLTKAEEEVMQWLWQLEEANVASIIEQMPEPKPAYNTISTIIRILENKEFVSHRKEGKGYIYFPLVKKEEYSNQSLNKLMNNYFNGSFRNMVSFFVKKNDMDIKDLEQILKELDKEK; encoded by the coding sequence ATGAAACAACTTACAAAAGCAGAAGAAGAAGTAATGCAATGGTTATGGCAATTAGAAGAAGCCAATGTTGCTTCTATTATTGAGCAAATGCCTGAACCTAAACCTGCTTATAACACTATTTCAACCATCATCAGAATTCTGGAAAACAAAGAATTTGTTTCTCATCGTAAAGAAGGCAAAGGCTACATCTACTTTCCTCTTGTTAAAAAAGAAGAATATAGCAATCAATCTCTTAACAAGCTGATGAACAATTATTTTAATGGATCTTTTAGAAATATGGTGTCTTTTTTTGTAAAAAAGAATGATATGGATATCAAAGACCTGGAACAGATTTTAAAAGAATTAGATAAAGAAAAATAG
- a CDS encoding cyclase family protein — MITTIEHNNQSYKIDLSKPLDISIPLRASQENVNAWYIDAPRIEPVKDGEWIGKVSEGASTNFNNIYFNPHGHGTHTECVGHITPEFYNINDALKHYFFIAEVISILPEKQGEDHIITKDHIENAITSVQLEALIIRTLPNTKNKCNKHYSNTNWPFLTEEAARYIRTLNVEHLLIDLPSVDKEKDDGKLLAHKAFWDYPKAIRYHATITEMIYVDPKIPNGQYLLNLQIASFVNDASPSKPVLYKML; from the coding sequence ATGATTACAACAATAGAACACAATAATCAGTCTTACAAAATTGATCTTTCAAAACCGTTAGATATATCCATTCCTTTAAGAGCATCGCAAGAAAATGTAAACGCATGGTATATTGATGCCCCAAGAATTGAGCCCGTAAAAGATGGAGAATGGATCGGAAAAGTATCTGAAGGAGCTTCAACCAACTTTAATAATATTTATTTCAATCCTCATGGTCATGGTACTCATACCGAGTGCGTTGGCCATATCACTCCCGAATTCTATAACATCAATGATGCATTAAAGCACTACTTTTTTATCGCTGAAGTCATTTCTATTTTACCAGAAAAGCAAGGAGAAGATCATATAATTACCAAAGATCATATTGAAAATGCGATAACTTCTGTACAGCTCGAAGCACTCATTATAAGAACGCTTCCAAATACAAAGAATAAATGCAATAAACACTACTCTAATACGAACTGGCCTTTTCTTACAGAAGAAGCAGCTAGGTATATAAGAACGTTGAATGTAGAACATCTTCTCATTGATTTGCCGTCGGTCGATAAAGAAAAAGATGATGGAAAATTATTAGCCCACAAGGCTTTCTGGGACTATCCCAAAGCAATCCGATATCATGCCACTATCACAGAAATGATTTATGTAGATCCCAAAATCCCAAATGGGCAATATCTTCTTAATCTTCAAATAGCATCTTTTGTAAATGACGCCTCACCAAGTAAACCTGTTTTGTATAAAATGTTGTAA
- a CDS encoding tetratricopeptide repeat protein, whose translation MNRALIFILCMIIHQANAQSSALTIADSLYSFGDYSNAIKKYQKIVPKDQYIVLQIAKSHRAKGTYTDALSYYKQALKTTNLTTSVKLEYAKLLMITGKLKKADSMYTDLVLKHPKNPDFQYRLGVIKKRLKDTLAISYFKEAFRLDSTHQKSCFEISKNYLKKKNYDMVWKTANIGLHSYPENVELISILGQNFLFRKDYDTALPYFQKLFDLNQESEFIHSKLGLCYSKTYAYEKAISHFNEVLKYNNKSPNTYSLLGYAYQQLKKYDNALEYYKKALALKDIPVDEDLLSIALIYRFQEKWKNAIQYAKLAIKEDPNNDRAHYQLAMFADAHYQDPEIKLKYYNNYLKKFDTDKKDYFNMIVKKRIAQLEEEIQNKTKNN comes from the coding sequence ATGAATAGAGCTCTAATATTTATTTTATGCATGATCATTCATCAAGCCAATGCTCAGTCTTCGGCCTTGACCATAGCTGATAGTTTATATAGTTTTGGAGATTATTCTAATGCAATTAAAAAGTACCAGAAAATAGTACCTAAAGATCAATATATAGTATTACAAATCGCAAAATCACATAGAGCCAAAGGAACTTATACAGATGCATTATCGTACTACAAACAAGCATTAAAAACCACGAACCTTACCACTTCTGTAAAATTAGAATACGCCAAATTATTAATGATCACGGGTAAACTAAAAAAAGCAGATAGCATGTATACAGACCTTGTTTTGAAGCATCCCAAAAATCCTGATTTTCAATATCGGTTAGGTGTAATCAAAAAAAGATTGAAAGACACACTGGCAATCTCTTATTTTAAAGAAGCTTTTCGTCTAGACAGTACGCATCAGAAAAGCTGTTTTGAAATCTCTAAAAATTACCTGAAGAAAAAAAATTATGACATGGTCTGGAAAACAGCAAATATAGGTTTGCATTCATACCCAGAAAATGTCGAACTCATAAGCATTTTGGGGCAGAATTTTTTATTTCGCAAAGATTATGATACCGCACTCCCCTATTTTCAAAAACTGTTTGATCTAAATCAGGAAAGTGAATTTATACATTCTAAATTAGGATTATGTTACAGTAAAACCTATGCATATGAAAAGGCAATTTCTCATTTTAATGAAGTACTAAAATATAATAACAAATCTCCGAATACATATTCATTACTAGGATACGCTTATCAACAGCTCAAAAAATATGACAATGCATTAGAATATTACAAAAAAGCACTTGCATTAAAAGATATACCCGTAGACGAGGACCTTCTTTCTATCGCATTAATATATCGGTTTCAGGAAAAATGGAAAAATGCGATACAGTATGCCAAACTAGCTATTAAAGAAGATCCAAATAATGATAGAGCCCACTATCAATTAGCAATGTTTGCAGATGCTCACTATCAAGATCCTGAAATTAAACTAAAGTATTACAACAATTATCTGAAAAAGTTTGATACCGATAAAAAAGATTATTTTAATATGATTGTCAAAAAAAGAATAGCCCAATTAGAAGAAGAAATTCAAAATAAAACCAAAAACAACTAA
- a CDS encoding M56 family metallopeptidase, whose amino-acid sequence MLYYLLQTVIFQVLFLVLYDVFHKKDTFFTWNRLYLIITPLLSLVLPFIKIEAFRNQTSQVYVTKLERVITISSENLVVLGTTGIDQNPTNWWLVLYCAGAGLSLLLLILKFYKLNVLKTVSFKTDLNNKRIVTLPNSNQAFSFWNSIYLGDALSEAEKKQILIHEIVHVEQKHSLDQVWFELLKIALWWNPIIHIYQSRITILHEYIADATVIATIDKQNYIEQLLNVTFQTQEITFVNQFFNQSLIKKRILMLQKSKSKTIAKFKYLLLIPVIAGILVYTSCNEESNQLTNTIENSKNNESSDYSNSSISHEPQCPNQQSSYNKNLDNYLKVRNGKSSEAILDIISTETSERIRTIHFFKNQTFFVRNIPEGKYTINIKYGDNYAEKTVDGVCIAYFKDEKNK is encoded by the coding sequence ATGCTCTACTACCTCCTACAAACTGTTATTTTTCAAGTCCTGTTTTTGGTTCTTTATGATGTCTTTCATAAAAAGGACACCTTCTTTACTTGGAATAGGCTGTATTTGATTATTACACCACTCTTATCATTAGTGTTGCCATTTATAAAAATCGAGGCCTTTAGAAATCAAACATCTCAAGTGTATGTTACAAAACTGGAAAGAGTTATTACAATTTCTTCAGAAAACTTAGTTGTTTTAGGCACAACAGGAATCGATCAGAATCCCACGAACTGGTGGTTAGTACTATATTGTGCCGGCGCCGGGTTAAGTTTATTGTTACTTATATTAAAGTTTTATAAACTTAACGTTTTGAAAACTGTTTCGTTTAAAACTGACCTTAATAATAAGAGAATAGTCACCCTCCCAAACAGTAATCAAGCTTTTTCTTTTTGGAATAGTATTTATCTGGGAGATGCTTTGAGTGAAGCAGAAAAAAAGCAAATCCTAATCCATGAGATTGTACATGTCGAACAAAAACATTCATTAGATCAAGTATGGTTTGAACTACTTAAGATTGCATTGTGGTGGAATCCAATAATACATATCTACCAATCTAGAATTACCATATTACATGAATATATCGCAGATGCAACTGTTATTGCAACTATAGATAAACAAAACTATATAGAACAATTATTAAATGTGACTTTTCAAACACAGGAAATCACATTTGTTAATCAATTTTTTAATCAATCCTTAATAAAAAAAAGAATCCTTATGTTACAAAAATCCAAATCTAAGACTATTGCAAAATTTAAGTACTTACTATTGATTCCGGTAATCGCAGGAATACTTGTCTACACCTCCTGTAATGAAGAATCAAACCAGTTAACTAACACTATTGAAAATTCAAAAAATAATGAAAGTTCTGATTACTCAAATTCATCAATAAGCCATGAACCTCAATGTCCTAATCAACAATCTTCATACAACAAAAACCTTGACAATTATTTAAAAGTAAGAAATGGAAAAAGTTCTGAAGCTATTCTTGATATTATTTCCACCGAAACTTCAGAAAGAATAAGAACTATTCACTTTTTTAAAAATCAAACCTTTTTTGTACGAAATATACCTGAAGGAAAATACACGATCAATATCAAATATGGTGACAATTATGCTGAAAAAACAGTAGATGGAGTTTGTATAGCCTACTTTAAAGATGAAAAAAACAAATGA
- the hemW gene encoding radical SAM family heme chaperone HemW: MSGIYIHIPFCKQACHYCDFHFSTSMKKKNEMITALCNEIKLRKPEIDTNEIIKTIYFGGGTPTVLSIDELQRIIDVIYEYYQVAEKAEITIEANPDDLTEEKIELLAKSNVNRLSIGIQSFFEEDLKMMNRAHNAKEAKKCLSVASRYFDNISIDLIYGIPNMSIDRWKQNIQLALDFKVPHISCYALTVEPNTALPKLIEKGEIPSIDDNVAQKHFEILVDSLEKEGFIHYELSNFGAPGYFSKNNTAYWQGKRYLGIGPSAHSYNGKQRSWNINNNVKYIKALQQNQFPREVEDLTVADTYNEYIMTGLRTIWGVSLQKTEKDFGEKYKEYLLKQAQKHMDTHLLCLNGDTLLVTKKGKFLSDGIASDLFLLNLE; encoded by the coding sequence ATCAGCGGTATTTATATCCATATTCCTTTCTGTAAGCAAGCTTGCCACTATTGTGATTTTCATTTTTCGACTTCGATGAAGAAAAAAAATGAAATGATTACTGCCCTATGTAATGAAATTAAATTACGAAAACCTGAAATTGATACCAATGAAATCATCAAAACCATATACTTTGGTGGTGGTACACCAACTGTATTATCAATAGATGAATTACAACGTATTATAGATGTGATTTATGAATACTATCAGGTTGCTGAAAAAGCAGAAATAACAATCGAAGCAAATCCAGATGATCTTACCGAAGAGAAAATAGAATTGTTAGCCAAAAGTAATGTAAATCGTTTGAGTATAGGTATTCAGTCTTTCTTTGAAGAAGATCTCAAAATGATGAATCGTGCTCATAATGCCAAAGAAGCGAAAAAATGTCTCTCTGTGGCGAGTCGCTACTTTGATAATATCTCGATAGATTTGATTTATGGCATCCCAAATATGTCAATAGATCGATGGAAACAAAATATACAATTAGCATTAGATTTTAAAGTACCGCATATCTCCTGCTATGCCTTAACCGTAGAACCTAACACTGCATTACCAAAATTGATCGAAAAAGGAGAAATCCCTTCGATTGATGATAATGTGGCGCAAAAACATTTTGAAATCCTCGTAGATTCCTTAGAAAAAGAAGGTTTTATACATTATGAATTATCTAATTTTGGTGCCCCTGGATACTTCAGTAAAAATAATACCGCTTACTGGCAAGGGAAACGTTATCTAGGTATTGGGCCTTCTGCACATTCCTATAACGGAAAACAACGAAGCTGGAACATTAATAACAATGTAAAATATATCAAAGCGTTACAACAAAATCAATTCCCCAGAGAGGTTGAAGATTTAACTGTTGCCGATACCTACAATGAATATATCATGACAGGATTACGTACCATTTGGGGAGTGTCTTTGCAAAAAACAGAAAAGGATTTCGGAGAAAAATACAAAGAATACCTCCTTAAACAAGCTCAAAAACATATGGATACTCATCTTTTATGTTTAAATGGCGATACATTATTGGTAACCAAAAAAGGAAAGTTTTTAAGCGATGGTATTGCAAGTGATCTTTTCTTACTAAATTTAGAGTAA
- a CDS encoding SIMPL domain-containing protein, whose amino-acid sequence MKTNISSVLFSLAIVISSIVLGNAYMNRNKPERTIAVTGHGTTNFTSDLIVWEGEFIKTNTNLQQAYNDLKEDKKTVTDYLNANGIDIKTVVFDAVTTHRITKPNYSSTGNYLGESFSGYQLSQTIKINSSEIEKVEKISREITILLNKGVQFSSKKPRYYYTKLAELKIEMISKATENAQLRAEKIAKNSGSTLGELTLAKMGIFQITGKYSGEDHSWGGALNTSSREKTASITTKLIYTLK is encoded by the coding sequence ATGAAAACCAATATTAGTTCTGTTTTATTTTCGTTAGCCATAGTTATTTCCTCTATAGTTTTAGGAAATGCGTATATGAATCGCAATAAACCCGAGAGAACAATTGCAGTAACAGGCCATGGTACCACCAACTTCACTTCGGATCTTATCGTTTGGGAGGGAGAATTCATCAAAACAAATACCAACTTGCAACAAGCGTACAATGACCTAAAAGAAGATAAAAAAACGGTTACCGATTATTTAAATGCTAATGGTATCGATATAAAAACTGTAGTTTTTGATGCTGTGACAACCCATCGTATTACAAAACCTAATTACTCTAGTACAGGTAATTATCTTGGTGAAAGCTTTTCAGGATATCAACTATCACAAACCATAAAAATAAACTCTAGTGAAATCGAAAAGGTTGAAAAAATATCTAGAGAGATCACAATATTATTAAACAAAGGAGTTCAGTTTTCTTCAAAAAAACCACGATATTACTATACAAAACTGGCAGAGTTAAAAATCGAAATGATTTCTAAAGCAACCGAAAACGCACAACTAAGAGCAGAAAAAATAGCTAAGAATTCTGGTTCAACACTTGGAGAACTAACTCTTGCCAAAATGGGTATTTTTCAAATAACTGGTAAATACTCTGGAGAAGATCATTCCTGGGGTGGGGCACTAAACACTTCTTCTAGAGAAAAGACAGCTTCTATTACCACAAAACTCATCTACACACTAAAATGA
- a CDS encoding M4 family metallopeptidase, with protein MKKRLNILIAFAMMLMLSSYGQEKYNIVQKGGNGMAPRAIDFDAAQNGAKKSSFSSPENFMSEHFDKVPGQGVIISEIVKDELGFTHYRLQQSINGIPVESSMYLIHVKNGQVTSANGEWFTATPAKSFAKSSTLSSAQALQKAKDVIKAKQYVWEARAPRANNKTFRGEEVGGEGELVYITKNNAMNANALRLAYKFDMYSIEPFGRKEVFVDASNGEILFIEEKIHHVDGTTDTGYYGPQNITVTQNGGRYEMRQSGDRKLALYDMQGAQLQVNATQTAIIEPTNTRSIYSSQTKDFKIGGEQNHRTAAYWGAEKTWDMFKNEFNRSSYDNRGSNINIYVNGAGRYGDDNAFWSGTWMYFGNTKQLQGTPVTPLDVVGHEMAHGVTQETGKMVYQGESGALNESYSDMFGSLVEYYTFNKVVDAKVWKLADKHPDQRLKRDLSNPKLHNQPDTYRGTKWVSTAQGSADNGGVHTNSGVMNHWFYIVSQGAKGSNDSGTAYDVEGIGIEKAGKIAYRSLTNYLTRSSKYADARNAVINAAKDLHGANSCEVKVVTNAMNAVGVGAKFTGNANCDGGGGDCSAVSGIAASNITKNGATINWNAVTGISTYTFEYKKAADASYIASSVTGTSKTLDGLTVDTAYEVRLKYACTNGETAPYSTVVKFTTAADGGGGDCNAVTGVNSSNITINSATVSWTSISGVSNYTFEYKKAADASYTASTVSGATTNLTGLAANTKYEARVKYTCSTDGGTDPCAGVPAYQAGNPYKVGDKVTYQGYLFEFTNTGWQQRGQCGTTGGNQVDAPYSAVISFTTLEDTNGNNCDNIPEYQPGNTYPVGSKVKYFGTIYELTATGWVVIGSCDATFFASAFGNDLNKTTGFNVYPNPASKDLNISFKSLDNVSSQIRIVNILGKVVYNKEVKSTLGNNTIKVDVSRLNSGIYFVKRGNQDVKKVIIK; from the coding sequence ATGAAAAAAAGATTAAACATCTTAATTGCATTTGCAATGATGCTTATGCTTTCTTCTTATGGACAGGAGAAGTATAACATTGTTCAAAAAGGGGGCAACGGAATGGCTCCAAGAGCGATCGATTTTGATGCTGCTCAAAACGGAGCAAAAAAATCATCATTCTCATCCCCAGAGAATTTTATGTCAGAGCACTTTGACAAAGTACCCGGACAAGGAGTTATTATTTCTGAAATTGTAAAAGACGAATTAGGTTTCACACATTACCGTTTACAACAATCTATCAATGGGATTCCTGTAGAGAGTTCTATGTACCTAATCCATGTTAAAAACGGGCAGGTAACTTCTGCCAACGGAGAATGGTTTACAGCAACACCAGCTAAATCTTTTGCAAAAAGCAGTACGTTATCTTCTGCTCAGGCATTACAAAAAGCAAAAGATGTAATCAAAGCAAAGCAATATGTTTGGGAAGCTAGAGCTCCCAGAGCTAATAACAAAACTTTCAGAGGAGAGGAAGTAGGTGGCGAAGGCGAATTAGTATACATCACTAAAAACAATGCAATGAATGCCAACGCATTGAGATTAGCTTACAAATTCGATATGTATTCTATAGAGCCTTTTGGACGTAAAGAAGTTTTTGTAGATGCTTCAAATGGTGAAATTCTTTTTATTGAAGAAAAGATACACCATGTAGATGGTACTACAGATACAGGATACTATGGTCCTCAAAACATAACGGTTACACAAAATGGAGGTCGATATGAAATGAGACAATCTGGTGACAGAAAGCTTGCTTTGTATGATATGCAAGGAGCACAACTACAAGTTAATGCTACTCAGACAGCAATAATTGAACCTACAAACACTCGTTCTATCTATTCTAGCCAAACTAAAGATTTTAAAATTGGCGGAGAACAAAACCACAGAACTGCAGCATACTGGGGAGCAGAGAAAACCTGGGATATGTTTAAAAACGAATTTAACCGCTCTAGCTATGACAATAGAGGAAGTAATATTAACATATATGTAAATGGAGCAGGTCGATATGGTGATGATAATGCTTTTTGGTCTGGTACCTGGATGTATTTTGGAAATACCAAACAACTTCAAGGTACACCAGTAACTCCATTAGATGTAGTGGGTCATGAAATGGCACACGGGGTTACTCAAGAAACAGGTAAAATGGTATACCAAGGGGAATCTGGAGCACTTAATGAATCTTATAGTGATATGTTTGGATCTTTGGTAGAGTATTACACATTTAATAAAGTAGTAGATGCTAAGGTTTGGAAACTAGCAGATAAGCATCCAGATCAAAGACTTAAAAGAGATCTTTCTAACCCTAAATTGCATAACCAACCTGATACGTACAGAGGTACTAAATGGGTATCAACTGCGCAAGGTTCTGCAGATAATGGAGGTGTGCATACTAATAGTGGTGTAATGAACCATTGGTTCTATATTGTATCTCAAGGAGCCAAAGGATCTAATGATAGCGGAACAGCTTATGACGTAGAAGGTATTGGTATCGAAAAAGCAGGGAAAATTGCTTATCGCTCTCTAACAAATTACCTAACAAGAAGCTCAAAATATGCTGATGCCAGAAATGCAGTAATTAATGCCGCTAAAGATTTACACGGGGCTAACTCTTGTGAAGTAAAAGTCGTAACTAACGCTATGAATGCTGTAGGTGTTGGTGCTAAGTTTACTGGTAATGCTAACTGTGATGGTGGCGGTGGTGACTGTTCTGCTGTAAGTGGAATAGCCGCATCTAATATTACTAAAAACGGTGCTACAATTAACTGGAATGCAGTTACAGGTATCTCTACATACACTTTTGAGTACAAAAAAGCTGCAGATGCATCGTATATTGCATCCTCTGTAACCGGTACCAGCAAAACATTAGATGGGTTAACAGTGGATACTGCATACGAAGTACGTTTAAAATATGCTTGCACCAATGGTGAAACTGCACCATACTCAACCGTAGTGAAATTTACTACTGCTGCAGATGGTGGTGGAGGTGACTGCAACGCCGTTACAGGTGTGAATTCATCTAATATAACTATTAACTCTGCAACTGTAAGCTGGACAAGTATAAGTGGAGTATCAAACTATACTTTTGAGTATAAAAAAGCTGCAGATGCTTCGTATACAGCTTCTACAGTTTCTGGCGCTACTACTAACCTAACAGGTCTAGCAGCAAATACCAAATATGAAGCAAGAGTAAAATACACCTGTTCTACAGATGGTGGTACAGATCCTTGTGCTGGTGTACCAGCATATCAAGCAGGAAACCCATATAAAGTTGGTGATAAGGTTACGTACCAGGGGTATTTATTTGAGTTTACTAACACAGGTTGGCAACAACGTGGTCAATGTGGAACAACTGGTGGTAATCAGGTAGATGCTCCTTATTCTGCTGTGATAAGCTTTACCACCCTAGAAGACACCAATGGTAATAACTGCGATAACATCCCAGAGTATCAACCAGGAAATACGTATCCTGTTGGGTCTAAAGTAAAATACTTTGGTACCATATATGAATTAACTGCTACAGGTTGGGTAGTTATTGGTTCTTGTGACGCTACTTTTTTTGCCTCAGCATTCGGAAACGACCTAAACAAAACTACTGGATTTAATGTGTACCCAAACCCTGCATCGAAAGATCTTAATATATCTTTCAAATCTTTAGATAATGTATCTTCTCAAATCAGAATTGTTAATATACTAGGAAAAGTAGTATACAACAAAGAAGTAAAATCAACTTTAGGGAACAACACCATAAAGGTTGATGTATCTAGATTAAACTCTGGAATTTACTTTGTAAAGAGAGGAAATCAAGATGTAAAGAAAGTAATTATTAAATAG